The Budorcas taxicolor isolate Tak-1 chromosome 2, Takin1.1, whole genome shotgun sequence genome window below encodes:
- the AQP8 gene encoding aquaporin-8: MFTEAAAPMCDLESGSVKVKEPSNRGRWHGCWYERLVQPCLVELLGSALFIFIGCLSVIENGPDTGRLQPALAHGLALGLIIATLGNISGGHFNPAVSLAAMLVGGLKLTMLFPYWISQLCGGLIGATLAKVVSPEERFWNATGAAFVTVQESEQVAGAVVAEIILTTLLALTVCMGAINQKTLGPLAPFCIGFSVTVDILAGGAVSGACMNPARAFGPAMVANHWDYHWIYWLGPLLASLLVGVLIRFFIGDAKIRLILKGR, encoded by the exons ATGTTTACAGAG GCAGCTGCACCCATGTGTGACCTGGAGTCGGGCAGCGTCAAGGTGAAGGAGCCCAGCAACAGGGGCCGGTGGCATGGGTGCTGGTACGAGCGGTTGGTGCAGCCCTGCCTGGTGGAACTGCTGGGCTCTGCTCTGTTCATCTTCATCGGCTGCCTGTCGGTCATTGAGAATGGGCCGGACACCGGGCGGCTGCAGCCGGCGCTGGCCCACGGGCTGGCCCTGGGGCTGATCATCGCCACGCTGGGGAATATCAG CGGTGGACACTTCAACCCTGCGGTGTCCCTGGCAGCCATGCTGGTCGGAGGCCTCAAGCTGACGATGCTGTTTCCCTACTGGATCTCCCAGCTGTGCGGGGGGCTGATCGGGGCCACTTTGGCTAAG GTGGTGAGTCCCGAGGAGAGGTTCTGGAATGCAACCGGGGCGGCCTTTGTGACAGTCCAGGAGTCGGAGCAGGTGGCCGGGGCAGTGGTAGCGGAGATCATCCTGACGACACTGCTGGCGCTGACCGTGTGCATGGGCGCCATCAACCAGAAGACGCTAGGTCCTCTGGCCCCATTCTGCATCGGCTTCTCTGTCACCGTGGACATCCTGGCAGG GGGTGCTGTGTCTGGAGCGTGCATGAATCCTGCCCGGGCCTTTGGACCTGCCATGGTGGCCAACCACTGGGACTATCACTGGATCTACTGGCTGGGGCCCCTCCTGGCCAGCCTGCTTGTAGGAGTGCTCATCAG GTTCTTCATTGGAGATGCGAAAATTCGTCTAATCCTAAAGGGACGGTGA